In Rosa chinensis cultivar Old Blush chromosome 1, RchiOBHm-V2, whole genome shotgun sequence, a genomic segment contains:
- the LOC112175752 gene encoding rop guanine nucleotide exchange factor 5 — MEALSKKRESCEKKRSSGFKSSAGTESLTDSSAESRESSSSRSSSETSSEEGKRKGPNSPALLGWPIRKAELCKTSTALADLDEAEEKEHVDDSKYKDLAAKIAEMDMMKERFSKLLLGEDMSGSGKGVCTAMAISNAITNLCATIFGQLWRLEPLPSEKKSMWKREMEWLICVSDHIVELIPSWQTFPDGKKLEVMTCTPRSDIFMNLPALRKLDNMLLDIIDSFANTEFWYVDQGVIAPEADGSASFRKTVQRQEEKWWLPVPRVASDGLSESARKQLHHTRECTNQILKAAMAINSLALADMEVPESYLETLPKNGRACLGDIIYRYITSDKFSPEFLLDCLDLSSEHVALEIANRVEASIFVWRRRGHGNSKSQTIPNRSTTKSSWEMVKDLVIDVDKRALLAERAESLLLSLKQRFPCLTQTTLDTSKIQYNKDVGKSILESYSRVLESLAFNIVARIDDLLYVDDLAKQTDRISSVTAVSVISRKKVPVTFSVPHSSTPFRRASTNPNLSPAPLISPARGERTPFLRSNNNNNVDKPPRRGFGVRKVLTNYLGVETKPRICSNTVEGSVSIHGTETLDRQKDSSHQNGTKSRQLDR, encoded by the exons ATGGAAGCTTTATCGAAGAAAAGGGAGAGTTGTGAGAAAAAGAGAAGTAGTGGGTTCAAGTCTTCTGCTGGGACCGAGTCACTGACCGATTCCAGTGCCGAGTCGAGAGAGAGCAGCTCGAGTAGATCGAGCTCAGAGACTTCAAGTGAGGAAGGGAAGAGAAAAGGGCCCAACTCGCCGGCTCTGTTGGGCTGGCCTATAAGGAAAGCTGAATTGTGCAAAACCTCAACTGCTTTAGCTGATTTGGATGAAGCTGAGGAGAAGGAACATGTTGATGATTCAAAGTATAAGGATTTGGCTGCCAAAATTGCAG AGATGGATATGATGAAAGAGAGATTTTCAAAATTGTTGCTTGGTGAAGACATGTCAGGGTCTGGTAAAGGGGTTTGCACAGCCATGGCTATTTCAAATGCCATTACCAATCTTTGTG CTACCATTTTTGGGCAACTGTGGAGATTGGAACCCTTGCCTTCTGAAAAGAAATCGATGTGGAAACGAGAGATGGAATGGCTAATTTGCGTTAGTGATCATATTGTGGAATTGATACCCTCTTGGCAAACATTTCCTGATGGAAAAAAGCTAGAG GTCATGACTTGCACGCCCAGATCAGATATCTTTATGAATCTCCCAGCACTGCGCAAGCTAGACAATATGCTTCTT GATATAATAGATAGTTTCGCCAATACGGAGTTCTGGTATGTTGATCAAGGAGTTATAGCTCCAGAAGCCGATGGCTCAGCCTCTTTTCGCAAAACAGTCCAGCGGCAAGAGGAGAAGTGGTGGCTACCTGTACCACGTGTAGCATCTGATGGTCTCAGTGAAAGTGCAAGAAAGCAGCTGCATCACACAAGGGAATGCACAAATCAGATACTAAAAGCTGCAATGGCTATCAATAGCCTTGCTTTAGCAGACATGGAAGTTCCAGAATCGTACTTGGAAACTCTTCCTAAG AATGGGAGGGCCTGCCTTGGGGATATAATCTACCGATATATTACATCAGATAAATTCTCGCCAGAGTTTCTGCTTGATTGCCTTGACCTGTCCAGTGAACATGTTGCTCTTGAGATTGCAAACCGTGTTGAAGCCTCAATATTTGTTTGGCGTCGAAGAGGTCACGGTAACTCAAAATCCCAAACTATTCCAAACCGCTCCACTACAAAGTCATCATGGGAAATGGTCAAGGACCTAGTGATTGATGTGGATAAGAGAGCTTTGCTGGCAGAAAGAGCTGAAAGCCTCCTGCTTTCATTGAAGCAGCGTTTCCCTTGTCTTACACAAACTACCTTGGACACCAGCAAGATTCAATACAACAAG GATGTTGGGAAATCCATTCTTGAGAGCTATTCAAGAGTTCTGGAGAGCCTCGCGTTTAACATTGTGGCTCGCATTGATGACTTGCTGTATGTGGATGACTTGGCTAAACAGACTGATAGAATCTCATCAGTTACTGCAGTCAGTGTGATTTCTCGAAAGAAGGTTCCAGTCACATTTTCGGTGCCTCACTCAAGCACTCCTTTCAGAAGAGCTTCTACAAATCCTAACTTATCCCCTGCACCTTTAATCAGCCCTGCAAGGGGAGAGAGGACTCCTTTTCTccgcagcaacaacaacaataatgtTGACAAGCCTCCTCGTCGCGGCTTTGGAGTTAGAAAAGTCTTGACAAATTATCTTGGTGTCGAGACAAAGCCAAGGATATGTAGCAACACAGTTGAAGGGTCTGTTTCCATACACGGCACAGAAACTTTGGATCGTCAGAAGGACTCTTCCCACCAAAATGGGACCAAATCGCGCCAACTTGACCGCTGA
- the LOC112170609 gene encoding guanylyl cyclase 1 isoform X1 has protein sequence MWPSYLLFNKREDVEASDGENSDLVESYPFEQSPRDGKCRLSALPCSHFVEVPHINQLYSWDCGLACVLMVFRTVGIDSCDIQTLAELCCTNSIWTVDLAYLLQKFSISFSYYTVTFGANPNYSGETFYKEQLPNDLVRVDTLFQKALEAGIRIKCRSVSREEICFLILCGKYIAIVLVDQYKLSPSSQDNVFISDRCGSNSDYTGHYVIICGYDTATDEFEIRDPACSRKREKVSSTCLEAARKSFGTDEDLLLISLRKSRKPDSPSIQLSRNDNINS, from the exons ATGTGGCCTTCATATCTGCTGTTTAACAAGAGGGAAGATGTAGAAGCATCAGATGGTGAAAATTCTGATTTGGTAGAATCATACCCATTTGAACAGTCACCGAGAGATGGCAAATGCCGTCTTTCTGCCTTGCCATGCTCACACTTTGTTGAA GTCCCACACATAAACCAGCTATATTCTTGGGATTGTGGCCTCGCCTGCGTTCTGATGGTTTTTAGGACCGTTGGCATTGATAGCTGCGATATTCAGACATTGGCAGAGCTTTGTTGCACAAATAG CATTTGGACTGTTGATCTAGCATATCTGTTACAAAAGTTCTCTATTAGTTTTTCCTACTACACAGTAACATTTGGAGCAAACCCAAACTATTCTGGCGAGACATTTTACAAG GAGCAATTACCTAATGATTTGGTGCGAGTTGATACACTATTTCAAAAAGCACTGGAAGCTGGAATTAGGATAAAG TGCAGGTCAGTCAGTCGAGAAGAAATTTGTTTCTTGATTCTCTGTGGGAAATACATTGCCATAGTACTGGTTGATCAGTATAAGTTGAG CCCATCTAGTCAGGACAATGTTTTTATTTCAGACCGTTGTGGGAGCAACTCTGATTACACAG GTCATTATGTGATAATTTGTGGGTATGACACTGCTACGGATGAGTTTGAGATTAGAGATCCGGCCTGTTCAAG GAAACGTGAAAAAGTATCGTCAACATGCTTAGAAGCAGCCCGTAAATCCTTTGGTACTGATGAAGATCTTCTCTTG ATCTCTTTGAGGAAGAGTAGGAAGCCAGATAGCCCCTCAATACAACTTTCTCGGAATGATAATATTAATTCCTGA
- the LOC112181640 gene encoding uncharacterized protein LOC112181640, with product MPSVGTAIHMTALDGIVTVNSLFTLAVFIGLSSDPRDPSNTLIEQEDSAYCTPGPSVVEDLVAFHVYSFSSFLFSSLVALALKQGIRLTRTPSYHPAEILARVNSTLLRAGMLVSAVGSVSGCVFLMLALVNVVQIKLGTPACGSYHTLAAVVPLVIFVPVGLVIYVVTVLYAFTR from the coding sequence ATGCCCTCGGTCGGAACCGCCATCCACATGACGGCCCTTGACGGCATCGTGACGGTGAACTCCCTCTTCACCCTCGCCGTCTTCATCGGCCTTTCATCGGACCCCAGAGACCCCTCGAACACCCTCATCGAGCAAGAAGACTCCGCCTACTGCACCCCCGGCCCCTCCGTCGTCGAGGACCTCGTGGCCTTCCACGTGTActccttctcctccttcctcttctcCAGCCTCGTCGCCCTCGCCCTCAAGCAGGGGATCCGCCTCACCCGGACCCCCTCCTACCACCCCGCCGAGATTCTCGCCCGCGTCAACAGCACCCTCCTCCGCGCCGGGATGCTCGTCTCCGCTGTCGGCTCCGTCTCCGGCTGCGTCTTCCTCATGCTCGCCTTGGTCAACGTCGTCCAGATCAAGCTCGGCACTCCCGCCTGCGGGAGCTACCACACTCTCGCCGCCGTCGTTCCTCTCGTCATCTTCGTCCCCGTGGGCCTCGTCATCTACGTCGTCACTGTTCTCTATGCTTTCACTCGATGA
- the LOC112170609 gene encoding guanylyl cyclase 1 isoform X2, with amino-acid sequence MVFRTVGIDSCDIQTLAELCCTNSIWTVDLAYLLQKFSISFSYYTVTFGANPNYSGETFYKEQLPNDLVRVDTLFQKALEAGIRIKCRSVSREEICFLILCGKYIAIVLVDQYKLSPSSQDNVFISDRCGSNSDYTGHYVIICGYDTATDEFEIRDPACSRKREKVSSTCLEAARKSFGTDEDLLLISLRKSRKPDSPSIQLSRNDNINS; translated from the exons ATGGTTTTTAGGACCGTTGGCATTGATAGCTGCGATATTCAGACATTGGCAGAGCTTTGTTGCACAAATAG CATTTGGACTGTTGATCTAGCATATCTGTTACAAAAGTTCTCTATTAGTTTTTCCTACTACACAGTAACATTTGGAGCAAACCCAAACTATTCTGGCGAGACATTTTACAAG GAGCAATTACCTAATGATTTGGTGCGAGTTGATACACTATTTCAAAAAGCACTGGAAGCTGGAATTAGGATAAAG TGCAGGTCAGTCAGTCGAGAAGAAATTTGTTTCTTGATTCTCTGTGGGAAATACATTGCCATAGTACTGGTTGATCAGTATAAGTTGAG CCCATCTAGTCAGGACAATGTTTTTATTTCAGACCGTTGTGGGAGCAACTCTGATTACACAG GTCATTATGTGATAATTTGTGGGTATGACACTGCTACGGATGAGTTTGAGATTAGAGATCCGGCCTGTTCAAG GAAACGTGAAAAAGTATCGTCAACATGCTTAGAAGCAGCCCGTAAATCCTTTGGTACTGATGAAGATCTTCTCTTG ATCTCTTTGAGGAAGAGTAGGAAGCCAGATAGCCCCTCAATACAACTTTCTCGGAATGATAATATTAATTCCTGA
- the LOC112179481 gene encoding non-specific lipid-transfer protein, with protein MEAAMKNICLVAFLVILGVAQFDGANGAGECGKSNPDTVAWKLAPCAAAAQDENAAVSSKCCSQVKSIGQNPSCLCAVMLSNTAKISGVKPEVALTIPKRCNIPDRPVGYKCGGYTLP; from the exons ATGGAAGCTGCAATGAAGAACATTTGCCTTGTAGCTTTTCTTGTGATTCTGGGTGTCGCTCAGTTCGATGGGGCTAATGGGGCTGGTGAATGTGGAAAATCCAACCCAGACACTGTGGCTTGGAAGCTGGCTCCTTGTGCAGCAGCAGCACAAGATGAGAATGCTGCAGTTTCTTCTAAGTGCTGCAGTCAGGTAAAGAGTATAGGTCAGAACCCAAGCTGCCTCTGTGCCGTGATGCTTTCTAATACTGCTAAGATTTCAGGAGTGAAACCAGAAGTTGCTCTTACTATTCCTAAACGTTGTAACATTCCTGATCGTCCTGTTGGCTACAAGTGTGGAG GTTATACATTACCCTGA
- the LOC112181738 gene encoding uncharacterized protein LOC112181738: MALLLPLHPRTLTISLVLRTRRLQLLHLYSALFSHHHHPRDRGEKETLVILLEAAARVPCIRIMKVWIVLATLTHQSTTAAKKTMMLLKVGVLMSPSTTSITLRKMGVMMIRMEIIQTVLQEETGGRGHFITKSVNLAASTMRIHHPKEVCITLYESAVRLYNLP; the protein is encoded by the exons AtggctcttcttcttcctcttcatccacGAACCTTGACCATCTCTTTGGTCCTAAGGACTCGTCGTCTTCAGCTTCTTCATCTCTATTCGGCTCTATTTtcccaccaccaccatccaCG ggacCGGGGAGAGAAAGAAACTCTGGTAATACTACTCGAGGCAGCAGCAAGGGTTCCGTGCATCAGAATAATGAAGGTGTGGATCGTCCTTGCAACTTTAACTCATCAATCTACTACGGCGGCCAAGAAAACTATGATGCTCCTAAAAGTGGGAGTACTTATGAGTCCCAGCACCACCAGCATAAC TCTAAGAAAGATGGGGGTGATGATGATTCGAATGGAAATAATTCAAACAGTACTTCAAGAGGAAACTGGTGGAAGG GGTCACTTTATTACTAAATCAGTAAATCTTGCTGCAAGTACTATGCGAATTCACCACCCGAAAGAG GTGTGTATCACTCTCTATGAGTCTGCTGTGAGACTATACAATCTACCTTAA